GTGATTGCAGCAGGCGCCGTCTCCTTCGCGCACTCGGGCGCCGTTCCCGTCCGTTCCGGCAGGCCCTGCTCGATCGCGACCGGTCCCGACGAACCGGTCGAGATTCCGTTGCTCGCCCATGCGACACCGGGCACCGCGACCACGCCGGCTGCGGCCACGGCCATGGCGGCGATTCCGATGCGACGGTGCAGCGAACCCTGGGTGAAAGTCTTGCGCATACTCAGCTCCTCGAGTTGATGTCCGAATGCCCTCGTGGCTCCGGCGAAGACCAAGGTAGAAGCCGAAAACTAGGCCACCGTCAGTCAATTCTTAGCCGACCGTTAGAAGGCGCGGGCGGCCGGCAGCCGCCGTTCAGCCGGGGCGCGCCCCGACGGTCGTCGGTGACATGCGTCCCCACGCGGTTAGGCTCGCGGCCATGAGCAGCGGCGTGGCTCGGGAGGCGGGCATCGGTCAGGCGGCGACGCGACGACAGATCGCCGCGTGGGGGCTGTGGGATTGGGGCGGCGCGGCGTTCAACGCAGTCATCCTCACGTTCGTGTTCTCGGTGTATCTCACCGACGCCGTCGGCAAGGACCTGCCGGGCTCGGTGTCGGCGAGCACGTGGCTGGGCTGGTCGCTGGGCATCGCGGGCTTCTTCATCGCGGTGCTGGCGCCGGTGAGCGGACAGCGGTTCGATGCGACGGGCCGACGCAAACGCTCGCTCGCGGTCCTGACGTTCCTGACCGTGGCGGCGATGGCGGGGATGTTCTTCGTCGTCGACGACTACCGCTACCTGTGGTTCGGGCTCGTGCTGCTGGGGTTCGCGTCGGTGATCTTCGAACTCGCCGGCGTGCCGTACAACGCGATGATGCGGCAGGTGTCGACGCCGGAGAACATCGGCAGGGTCTCCGGGTTCGGTTGGGCGATGGGATATTTCGGTGGCATCGTGCTGCTGCTCGTGTGCTACTCCGGCTTCATCGCGGGCGACGGCAACACCCGCGGGTTCCTCGGCATCACCACCGACGGCGGGCTCAACATCCGGCTCGTCGCACTGCTGGCCGCGGTGTGGCTCGCGGTGTTCGCGATCCCGGTGCTGCTCATGGTTCCCGAAGCGCCGCGCACGTCCGCCGACCCCGGTGCCGCCAAGGCCGGATTCGTCGACTCGTACCGGGTGCTGTGGCGGGACGTGCGCGAACTGTGGGCCGTCGACCGCCGAACCGTCGGCTTCCTGATCGCCAGCGCGCTGTTCCGCGACGGGCTGGCCGGGGTCTTCACCTTCGGTGCCGTGCTGGCGGTCAACGTGTACGGCCTCGCGTCCGACAGCGTCCTGCTGTTCGGCGTCGCCGCGAACGTCGTTGCCGCACTGGGTGCGATCGTGGCCGGACGCTTCGACGACCGGATCGGGCCCAAGATCGTCATCGTCGGGTCGCTGGCCGCGATGATCGGCGTCGGTGCCGTGCTGCTGGTGATCTCCGGGACCCTGCTGTTCTGGATCTTCGGGCTGC
This genomic stretch from Prescottella soli harbors:
- a CDS encoding MFS transporter, yielding MSSGVAREAGIGQAATRRQIAAWGLWDWGGAAFNAVILTFVFSVYLTDAVGKDLPGSVSASTWLGWSLGIAGFFIAVLAPVSGQRFDATGRRKRSLAVLTFLTVAAMAGMFFVVDDYRYLWFGLVLLGFASVIFELAGVPYNAMMRQVSTPENIGRVSGFGWAMGYFGGIVLLLVCYSGFIAGDGNTRGFLGITTDGGLNIRLVALLAAVWLAVFAIPVLLMVPEAPRTSADPGAAKAGFVDSYRVLWRDVRELWAVDRRTVGFLIASALFRDGLAGVFTFGAVLAVNVYGLASDSVLLFGVAANVVAALGAIVAGRFDDRIGPKIVIVGSLAAMIGVGAVLLVISGTLLFWIFGLLLCLFVGPAQSSARTFLARITPPGREGQMFGLYATTGRAVSFLAPTLFGLFAWWFGADRAGIVGLLVVLGVGLVALLGVRAPEREVASPLPG